The Kitasatospora albolonga nucleotide sequence CCCGGAAGGACCTTCCCACCCGGATCGCCGGCAGATGACCGCTGTGCACCAAGCGGTACACGGTCATCTTCGACACTCGCATGACCGAGGCGACTTCCGCCACGGTCAGAAACCTGACCTCGTTGAGAGGCCGTTCGTTGTCAGCAGCCATGACCCACCTGTACCTTCCGCACCGGACGCGCACCGGCTTCCCCTCCGGTGACTCTTCGTCGCTGTGCGCTCACTCCCCAGATTAGGTGCGGGTGGTGCGAGTGGGGAAGAGGAGGGACGACCGGGCCGTCACGAGGGCAGATCCGCACGCTGGAGCACATAGCGCGTCAGTGGCCGGTAGTAGTGCGAGCGGACCCCGTCGTCGAGCGGCACGGCGACCGAAACCCGCCCCTCTGCCTCGCCGACGAAGAGCGCCGGATCGTCCGTATCCGCCGGTCCGATCGCTTCGATACCGAGCTGACCTGCACCGCAGACCCACCCGTGGTCCCCGATCACCAGCTCCGGAAGCACCCCGTGCCGCTCCGCCGCGTCCTGGAGCGCCACCCTGACCGGCAGCGGGGAGTGGGTGTGTGCGCCGGTTTCACCACCGGTGGGGCGCCCCCCGGGTTCGCGCACCAGGGCGACCCCCCGTACGTAGTCGAGACGGTACGTACGTACGCCGAACCGGGTCGTTATGTCGATACATCGCCCCTGCGCGGGGGTGAGGACAGGGCATCCCGCCGCCGACAAGGCGTCTGCCAGCCCGGCGTAGAACCCCAGCAGCCGGTGCGGATGCCCGGTCCCCAGCAGCACCGGAGCCCGCCGCGCCGCCGCGCGCCCCAGCCGTTCCGCGAACGCGTCCAGCGCGGCCACCGTCCGCTCCGGGTCGATCGCGTCGGGGCCCGAGACATGCGCGGGATCGGCCGAGACCCCGCACCGCTCCGCCATCAGCCGCAACAGCTCCGGCTCGTCCCAGGACCGCTCGGGCGTGAGCCCCAGCGTCACCCGCGGATCGCGCGCGGCGAACAGCCGGTAGCTGCGCAGGCTGTTCTCGCGCGGGGTGGCCACGGGCCCGGCCAGCCGGGCCGCCAGCAGATGGGCGCGTAACGCTCCGGTGCTCAACACCCCATGGATGCTGCCGCACCGGCCCGCCCCGGTGCCGGGATTCCCGCTTTCACCCCACCGTTGGCGTAACCGCGCGGCACAATGCCCCACCCGGTACGCGCCGGGCTCAGGCGAGCAGCCCCCGCAGCGGGAACGCGGCCTTACGGGTCGCGAGGACGGCCTGGTCGAGCCGGTCCGCCGGGTCGTACCCGTCCTCCCAGGACTGCCAGGAGGGCGTACGCCCGTCGGTCATCCGGCCGGGGCCCAGCTGCCGCGTACGGGCATAGACGAGATCCCGCCACGACGACGGCACCACCGACTCCGGATCGACAGGAGCATGCGCGGCGATCCCGACCAGATGCGTCCACGACCGGGGTACGACGTCCACCACCGCGTACCCGCCCCCGCCGAGCGCCACCCACCGCCCGCCCTCGGCGTACCGGTGGGCCAGCTCGTGGCAGGACTCCATGACCGCCCGCTGCGCGTCCAGCGACACGGCGAGGTGGGCGAGCGGGTCCTCGAAGTGCGTGTCGGCCCCGTGCTGCGTCACGAGCACCTGGGGCCGGAAATCGGCCAGCAGCTCGGGCACGACGGCGTGGAAGGCCCGCAGCCACCCGGCGTCCCCGGTCCCGGCGGGCAGCGCCAGGTTCACCGAGGAGCCCTCCCCCGCCCCGGCCCCGGTCTCCTCCGGCCACCCGGTCTGCGGGAAAAGGGTCCGGGGATGCTCGTGCAGCGAAATGGTGAGCACCCTCGGGTCCTCCCAGAACGCGGCCTGCACCCCGTCCCCGTGGTGGACGTCCACA carries:
- a CDS encoding acetoin utilization protein AcuC, whose product is MSGRAQLMWDDAVTGYDFGESHPMDPVRLALTMGLVRAFGLDEAVDLRGARALGDSTLRLVHRQDYVSAVRAASANPRTADQEYGLGTVDDPAFAGMHEASALIAGLSVGAAEAVWRGETEHAVNFTGGLHHAMPGAAAGFCIYNDPAIAIARLLELGAERVAYVDVDVHHGDGVQAAFWEDPRVLTISLHEHPRTLFPQTGWPEETGAGAGEGSSVNLALPAGTGDAGWLRAFHAVVPELLADFRPQVLVTQHGADTHFEDPLAHLAVSLDAQRAVMESCHELAHRYAEGGRWVALGGGGYAVVDVVPRSWTHLVGIAAHAPVDPESVVPSSWRDLVYARTRQLGPGRMTDGRTPSWQSWEDGYDPADRLDQAVLATRKAAFPLRGLLA
- a CDS encoding transcriptional regulator, whose product is MRVRCGRYRWVMAADNERPLNEVRFLTVAEVASVMRVSKMTVYRLVHSGHLPAIRVGRSFRVPEQAVHEYLRESFVGVESA